A window of Hevea brasiliensis isolate MT/VB/25A 57/8 chromosome 14, ASM3005281v1, whole genome shotgun sequence contains these coding sequences:
- the LOC131172808 gene encoding probable serine/threonine-protein kinase PBL28 produces the protein MGNFLSSCFQHRDQSITEDGDIIKFTLEELNAYTDTFSERKFFGLGGFGRVYRGIIKGRQERHINGQHIAVKFSRNIVEGERTEWMAEMEYLPKVRHQNIIKLIGYCETQERFYLVYPFMQNGTVLDKLSGLDWSKTLRIIKGVANTIQKLHGFTPALVHRDLKLHNILLDKNFIPKVADLGKVTPEEENINSSGSKTDDIYSFGEIILQLITKEKITYIEANCSVPWRIGDSAIRNYPTQKLLHVKLERTGCSEEAAKAITELGLECVKPQPQDRPTIAQVIDKLAYLS, from the exons ATGGGAAATTTTCTATCTTCTTGCTTCCAACACAGAGATCAAAGCATTACAGAGGACG GAGACATAATAAAGTTTACTCTTGAGGAATTAAATGCTTACACGGATACGTTTAGTGAAAGAAAATTCTTCGGCTTGGGAGGATTCGGTCGCGTTTATCGTGGAATCATCAAAGGGAGGCAAGAGAGACATATTAATGGCCAACATATAGCTGTTAAGTTCTCCCGCAACATAGTTGAAGGAGAACGAACCGAGTGGATG GCTGAAATGGAGTACTTACCAAAAGTGAggcatcaaaatatcatcaagctAATTGGATACTGTGAAACTCAGGAAAGGTTCTACCTTGTTTATCCATTCATGCAAAATGGGACTGTCTTGGATAAATTATCAG GCCTGGATTGGAGCAAAACCCTTAGAATAATCAAAGGAGTTGCAAATACCATACAGAAGCTACATGGGTTTACGCCTGCACTTGTCCATAGGGATTTAAAGCTGCACAATATTTTGCTCGATAAG AATTTTATTCCCAAAGTAGCTGATTTGGGGAAGGTTACACCAGAGGAAGAAAATATAAACTCATCAG GAAGCAAAACAGATGATATTTACAGTTTTGGAGAAATAATATTGCAACTAATAACGAAGGAAAAGATTACCTACATTGAAGCTAATTGTAGCGTGCCTTGGCGAATTGGGGATTCAGCAATCAGAAATTACCCTACACAAAAATTATTGCATGTAAAATTAGAAAGAACTGGATGTTCCGAAGAAGCTGCCAAGGCAATTACAGAACTTGGACTGGAATGTGTCAAACCCCAGCCACAAGACCGCCCAACCATTGCTCAAGTTATTGACAAGCTTGCCTATTTATCATAG